In Dermacentor variabilis isolate Ectoservices chromosome 7, ASM5094787v1, whole genome shotgun sequence, a genomic segment contains:
- the PIG-F gene encoding phosphatidylinositol glycan anchor biosynthesis class F, with the protein MPVRRDVLRKQAHEGICYGLWVTVGTALGLGLLQAQVRYTGDRAVPTLVALALVLEVTGCAWLRLFGSSSSRSYGQRTRVAGSVATAVASVVFSIVFFHVLAVLFGAPLFEDSQQTLWFGVHMTMVTILPLILSGGHTSIGALQKTIVDQKFCEVPLDWIQRWGSRGALFGAWLGAIALVLDWDRPWQRWPTPCVVSSLLFRGPALMVASCILASQ; encoded by the exons ATGCCTGTTCGTCGCGACGTGCTGCGAAAGCAGGCGCACGAGGGAATCTGCTACGGACTGTGGGTGACCGTAGGCACGGCTCTCGGCCTGGGACTGCTGCAAGCGCAGGTGCGATACACTGGCGACAGGGCCGTGCCGACACTGGTGGCCCTCGCTTTGGTGCTCGAGGTGACGGGCTGTGCCTGGCTTCGCCTTTTCGGCAGCTCGTCTTCGCGCAGCTACGGCCAACGGACCAGGGTCGCCGGCTCTGTGGCGACGGCTGTAGCTAGCGTCGTGTTCAGCATCGTGTTCTTCCATGTCTTGGCCGTTTTGTTCGGCGCTCCGTTGTTTGA GGACAGCCAGCAAACTCTCTGGTTTGGTGTGCATATGACTATGGTGACCATACTGCCGCTTATACTATCAGGAGGCCACACCAGCATAGGGGCCCTCCAGAAGACAATCGTTGACCAAAA GTTCTGCGAGGTGCCATTGGACTGGATTCAGCGGTGGGGCAGCCGTGGTGCCCTCTTTGGTGCCTGGCTCGGGGCCATAGCCCTGGTGCTGGACTGGGACCGCCCCTGGCAGCGTTGGCCAACACCCTGCGTTGTCAGCTCTCTCCTGTTCCGAGGCCCGGCCTTGATGGTCGCAAGCTGCATCTTGGCGAGCCAGTGA
- the LOC142588294 gene encoding ATP synthase subunit s, mitochondrial isoform X1 — translation MAALSNVVQAAKRPSFAREAAHSQKRLFWQWLNAVFNRYDRDRIKEIGPDRAAAEWLIRCGAAVRWSGAIKFHSDYNTLPSTSSNAYKIEEIDATDSSIMEIGFPYLKELTLLKSINLTRCNFLGDKALQMLQLRKDSLEKVHVISCGNVTDAGVKSLAELTKLHYLELFDLPGVRDREAVLEHFNQLLPTCKVDFPDVNETTKPKK, via the exons ATGGCCGCGCTATCAAATGTCGTACAGGCCGCAAAACGACCATCATTTGCAAGAGAAGCGGCGCATTCCCAAAAACGGCTTTTCTGGCAGTGGCTGAATGCTGTATTCAACAG ATATGACCGAGACCGTATCAAGGAGATCGGGCCGGATAGAGCGGCAGCAGAGTGGCTCATACGATGCGGAGCTGCTGTCAGGTGGAGCGGAGCTATTAAGTTTCACTCCGACTACAACACACTGCCGTCCACGAGCTCAAACGCTTACAAGATAGAAGAAATTGATGCGACTGACTCGTCAATTATGGAGATAGGCTTTCCTTACTTGA AAGAGCTGACTCTTCTGAAATCAATCAACTTGACGCGCTGCAACTTTCTCGGAGATAAGGCATTGCAGATGTTGCAACTACGCAAGGATAGTTTAGAAAAAGTGCACGTTATCAGCTGCGGAAACGTGACAGACGCCGGAGTCAAGTCGCTGGCAGAGCTCAC gaAGCTGCATTATCTAGAGCTCTTCGACCTACCTGGAGTTCGGGACCGTGAAGCGGTTCTCGAACACTTCAACCAGCTGCTTCCGACCTGCAAGGTTGACTTCCCCGACGTGAACGAAACCACTAAACCTAAAAAGTGA
- the LOC142588294 gene encoding ATP synthase subunit s, mitochondrial isoform X2: MAALSNVVQAAKRPSFAREAAHSQKRLFWQWLNAVFNRYDRDRIKEIGPDRAAAEWLIRCGAAVRWSGAIKFHSDYNTLPSTSSNAYKIEEIDATDSSIMEIGFPYLKELTLLKSINLTRCNFLGDKALQMLQLRKDSLEKVHVISCGNVTDAGVKSLAELTARDEHSLKSTGASQIKCCNGTYGRNEREDCMEK; this comes from the exons ATGGCCGCGCTATCAAATGTCGTACAGGCCGCAAAACGACCATCATTTGCAAGAGAAGCGGCGCATTCCCAAAAACGGCTTTTCTGGCAGTGGCTGAATGCTGTATTCAACAG ATATGACCGAGACCGTATCAAGGAGATCGGGCCGGATAGAGCGGCAGCAGAGTGGCTCATACGATGCGGAGCTGCTGTCAGGTGGAGCGGAGCTATTAAGTTTCACTCCGACTACAACACACTGCCGTCCACGAGCTCAAACGCTTACAAGATAGAAGAAATTGATGCGACTGACTCGTCAATTATGGAGATAGGCTTTCCTTACTTGA AAGAGCTGACTCTTCTGAAATCAATCAACTTGACGCGCTGCAACTTTCTCGGAGATAAGGCATTGCAGATGTTGCAACTACGCAAGGATAGTTTAGAAAAAGTGCACGTTATCAGCTGCGGAAACGTGACAGACGCCGGAGTCAAGTCGCTGGCAGAGCTCAC AGCAAGGGATGAACACTCATTGAAATCCACAG gggcatctcaaattaaGTGCTGCAATGGGACATATGGTCGGAATGAACGTGAGGACTGtatggaaaaatag
- the LOC142588294 gene encoding ATP synthase subunit s, mitochondrial isoform X3: protein MEIGFPYLKELTLLKSINLTRCNFLGDKALQMLQLRKDSLEKVHVISCGNVTDAGVKSLAELTKLHYLELFDLPGVRDREAVLEHFNQLLPTCKVDFPDVNETTKPKK, encoded by the exons ATGGAGATAGGCTTTCCTTACTTGA AAGAGCTGACTCTTCTGAAATCAATCAACTTGACGCGCTGCAACTTTCTCGGAGATAAGGCATTGCAGATGTTGCAACTACGCAAGGATAGTTTAGAAAAAGTGCACGTTATCAGCTGCGGAAACGTGACAGACGCCGGAGTCAAGTCGCTGGCAGAGCTCAC gaAGCTGCATTATCTAGAGCTCTTCGACCTACCTGGAGTTCGGGACCGTGAAGCGGTTCTCGAACACTTCAACCAGCTGCTTCCGACCTGCAAGGTTGACTTCCCCGACGTGAACGAAACCACTAAACCTAAAAAGTGA
- the LOC142588293 gene encoding uncharacterized protein LOC142588293 — MRIGALLLALAAILVAAEAHSSKFLPAVRASLSLGSSLLRHVAAIKDRLREDIERQLLRHVEHHHHPGLDFVFELPSWKKPALQRPWPSSAFHSSFSYQASSSGPHMLPLPFFLRPMPAIAIVPCRNIRTRIAHLVLPCIRIASGEFQRPVTNLGASQPNNVTQGTSNVTADTTSDLAPRVPTSTVTYGTDPVEQYVTGVVTRAVDVTTNGETTSTPTYETTTETGEVTPTPSELSSDVTATDAVSLALGTRADDVTTVTVSPDVEVTSGAGYDKYTAQEPANLDRKGNMILDMFGIPTTSTNGNARNTTEQPTSSATEDMNFNDILKEAEAAFAKLTDQ, encoded by the coding sequence ATGAGGATCGGCGCTCTTTTGCTGGCGCTCGCTGCCATCCTGGTCGCCGCGGAGGCCCACAGCTCCAAGTTCCTTCCAGCCGTGCGAGCGAGCCTCTCGCTGGGCTCCAGCCTGCTGCGTCACGTGGCCGCGATCAAGGACCGGCTGCGCGAGGACATCGAGCGCCAACTGCTACGTCACGtcgagcatcatcatcatccgggGCTCGACTTCGTGTTCGAGCTGCCCAGCTGGAAGAAACCCGCGCTGCAGCGGCCGTGGCCGAGTTCTGCGTTCCACAGCTCCTTCAGCTACCAAGCGAGCTCCTCCGGTCCACACATGCTGCCGCTGCCTTTCTTCCTCCGGCCCATGCCCGCCATTGCGATTGTGCCCTGCCGCAACATCAGGACCCGCATCGCGCACTTGGTATTGCCTTGCATCAGGATAGCCTCTGGAGAGTTCCAGCGACCGGTCACTAACCTTGGAGCTTCGCAGCCCAACAACGTCACACAGGGAACGTCGAACGTCACGGCTGACACCACCAGTGACCTCGCCCCGAGGGTTCCGACGAGCACGGTGACCTACGGCACAGACCCCGTGGAACAGTACGTCACAGGTGTGGTCACCCGAGCCGTTGACGTCACCACAAACGGCGAGACGACGTCCACCCCAACCTACGAGACCACAACCGAGACCGGGGAGGTGACGCCCACTCCTAGTGAGCTGTCAAGTGACGTCACGGCGACAGACGCAGTCTCATTGGCGCTCGGTACCCGTGCTGACGACGTGACAACTGTCACAGTGAGCCCGGACGTCGAAGTCACTAGCGGAGCTGGATATGATAAGTATACGGCACAGGAGCCCGCTAATTTGGACAGGAAAGGGAACATGATCTTGGACATGTTCGGTATCCCTACCACAAGCACTAATGGCAATGCTCGGAACACCACGGAGCAGCCCACGTCTTCTGCCACCGAGGACATGAACTTCAACGACATCCTGAAAGAAGCCGAGGCCGCCTTCGCGAAGTTGACCGACCAGTAA